One region of Hemiscyllium ocellatum isolate sHemOce1 chromosome 32, sHemOce1.pat.X.cur, whole genome shotgun sequence genomic DNA includes:
- the LOC132830806 gene encoding protein HEXIM1-like, with protein MGEQLVLQSAGCPGGSSPITEHPSAAVQPDDPEAGPREPGAPPVPARGFSLLPKKRHRRRPSKKKRRWKPYFKLSWEEKKKLDERESVRAAKTRAEMFAKGFTVAPYNTTQFLMEEHNQEEPDLNPGGGGGAGAGGPPRRAVKSDETSEEDELLLLDEEEQQDSGSDGMGGDGGGEFLQRDFSETYEKYHAESLQNMTKQELIREYLELEKCLSRLEDENNRLRGRLDGGKAAVRASGRAAQEEERQMREMEHEVEELKAENQRLERENELYKKGRCLENGK; from the coding sequence ATGGGGGAGCAGTTGGTGCTGCAGTCCGCGGGCTGTCCGGGTGGCAGCTCCCCGATCACGGAGCATCCCTCAGCCGCCGTCCAGCCCGATGATCCGGAGGCCGGCCCGAGAGAGCCCGGGGCGCCCCCGGTGCCGGCCCGGGGCTTCTCCCTGCTGCCCAAGAAGCGGCACCGGCGCCGGCCGTCCAAGAAGAAGCGGCGCTGGAAGCCCTACTTCAAGCTGTCGTGGGAGGAGAAGAAGAAGCTGGACGAGAGGGAGAGCGTGCGGGCGGCCAAGACCCGCGCCGAGATGTTCGCCAAGGGCTTCACGGTGGCCCCTTACAACACCACCCAGTTCCTGATGGAGGAGCACAACCAGGAGGAGCCCGACCTGAACccggggggaggagggggtgctgGTGCTGGAGGCCCCCCCCGGCGGGCCGTCAAGTCTGACGAGACCAGCGAGGAGGACGAGCTGCTGCTGCTGGACGAGGAGGAGCAGCAGGACAGCGGCAGCGACGGCATGGGGGGCGACGGCGGCGGCGAGTTCCTGCAGAGGGACTTCTCCGAGACCTACGAGAAGTACCACGCCGAGAGCCTGCAGAACATGACCAAGCAGGAGCTGATCCGCGAGTACCTGGAGCTGGAGAAGTGCCTGTCCCGCCTGGAGGACGAGAACAACCGGCTGAGGGGCCGCCTGGACGGCGGCAAGGCGGCGGTGAGGGCAAGCGGCCGGGCGGCGCAGGAGGAGGAGAGGCAGATGCGGGAGATGGAGCACGAAGTGGAGGAGCTAAAGGCTGAAAATCagagactggagagagagaaCGAACTGTACAAGAAAGGAAGGTGTTTAGAGAACGGAAAATAA